In the Ochrobactrum sp. Marseille-Q0166 genome, one interval contains:
- a CDS encoding RsmB/NOP family class I SAM-dependent RNA methyltransferase, producing the protein MRLGGRLQAAIEVLNDIEAGKRPASDALKDWGASHRFAGAGDRAVIGNIVYDALRRKLSIGWRMDADDARALAFGALVSEGGMDFAAIDTVLEGDKFAPAMIEAARRDAWESRDIMDAPAYVRADVPEWCVPSFEELFGERWVDEAAALSTRPPVDLRVNLLKAKPEAVIDALEKAGVAQAPLLNQALRIPPLEALGRHPNVQTDQSFLDGWFEVQDLGSQLAALFAGAKPGEQVLDYCAGAGGKTLALAAAMQNSGQVHAYDAERARLSPMSDRLQRAGVRNTQIHGNLDALAPLIERMDLVLTDAPCTGSGTWRRRPDAKWRLNEQQLERRVQDQHEVLEAAKHYVKPGGRLVYVTCSLFAEENTRQVERFLSENSNFEETSPRELWSKVVPDAGDIAPVFPARGSVFSPLSTGTDGFYVSVLHKRG; encoded by the coding sequence ATGCGGCTTGGCGGACGCCTTCAGGCGGCAATCGAGGTTTTGAATGATATTGAAGCGGGCAAGCGCCCGGCTTCCGACGCACTGAAGGATTGGGGTGCATCGCATCGCTTTGCCGGTGCGGGCGATCGTGCCGTCATCGGCAACATTGTTTATGATGCTTTGCGTCGAAAACTATCGATAGGGTGGCGCATGGATGCAGACGACGCCCGTGCCTTGGCATTTGGTGCGCTGGTCTCTGAAGGCGGTATGGATTTTGCCGCAATTGATACTGTGCTTGAAGGCGACAAATTTGCGCCGGCAATGATTGAAGCAGCCCGGCGAGATGCTTGGGAAAGCCGTGATATTATGGATGCCCCTGCCTATGTTCGGGCAGATGTGCCCGAATGGTGTGTGCCTTCGTTTGAAGAGTTGTTCGGGGAGCGCTGGGTGGATGAAGCCGCGGCACTTTCCACGCGCCCGCCGGTTGACCTGCGGGTCAATCTGTTGAAAGCCAAACCAGAGGCGGTCATCGACGCTCTGGAAAAAGCCGGCGTTGCGCAGGCACCGCTGCTTAATCAGGCTTTGCGTATTCCGCCTTTAGAAGCGCTTGGCCGTCATCCCAATGTGCAGACGGATCAGTCGTTCCTTGATGGCTGGTTTGAAGTGCAAGATCTGGGGTCGCAGCTCGCGGCGCTGTTCGCGGGTGCGAAACCCGGCGAACAGGTGCTGGATTATTGCGCAGGCGCAGGCGGAAAGACTTTGGCGCTGGCCGCAGCCATGCAGAACAGTGGGCAAGTCCATGCTTATGATGCTGAGCGTGCGCGCCTCTCGCCAATGAGTGATCGGTTGCAGCGCGCAGGCGTCCGCAACACGCAGATACACGGCAATCTCGATGCGCTGGCACCATTGATCGAGCGCATGGACCTCGTGCTCACCGATGCGCCTTGCACGGGCTCGGGCACATGGCGGCGCAGACCGGATGCAAAATGGCGCCTCAATGAGCAGCAGCTCGAGCGTCGTGTGCAGGATCAGCATGAAGTGCTGGAAGCCGCGAAGCATTATGTCAAGCCGGGTGGCAGATTGGTCTATGTAACCTGTTCGCTGTTTGCGGAAGAAAATACGAGGCAGGTTGAGCGCTTCCTTTCCGAAAACAGCAATTTCGAGGAAACATCCCCTCGCGAACTCTGGAGCAAAGTTGTTCCTGATGCTGGAGACATTGCCCCTGTTTTCCCGGCTCGAGGCAGCGTATTTTCCCCATTGTCAACGGGCACAGATGGGTTTTATGTGAGTGTTCTACATAAACGAGGCTGA